A genomic stretch from Falco naumanni isolate bFalNau1 chromosome 8, bFalNau1.pat, whole genome shotgun sequence includes:
- the RBM44 gene encoding LOW QUALITY PROTEIN: RNA-binding protein 44 (The sequence of the model RefSeq protein was modified relative to this genomic sequence to represent the inferred CDS: inserted 2 bases in 1 codon; deleted 2 bases in 1 codon) — MELENSSDVNSKRKCISQTSHLFPYCEEAECTLIRGVEAGANHSGFGQEHSANVSELKLAEESLPYLSSSLDADIDMYNTKIMRICCAQVDVSKKEADVLEGACDNEGCHDSRQSHLSEDSDYLSVHEQDFDDRNSSVEFSEPRETIGIETLKLIDPVREVPGDGVTQEQNLVDVSHDCSPGSEYGVGDQTCPEAAVPALPHLFRDSLSLPDCNGMTCDHQEEQTEYHSGVCGSMLGRHSCGNEGRVCPNLLVRDSIQNGRVKDTALIDGTLPPQIFTSEEVSEKNDTHSQHLGEAGQSFTVTKRRGPCXEAMQFCECARDSDFYSCEESGACAHGTSCTDCTTKDAETQFAVSEILTSKNIFFGVEVAEESSHGKTSCLNSELEHHETLKSVASDSMINQAVDASSDFRACFTTSRSTSAQVCVSSMAINTEITMMNKSRPVGRRPETCADVACNTDWSCGEGSTEEIQSQLTDMLKKHAVGNTATAESSQTQEHQESKNELRSSGVKISTDSLVHLDKKAVKNSASSYCQKILQRAIEAELQVLNTHYQMCYQHCLKIYKLALEENTDFSRCNGNTKLYSSLMSVLEELRKNYNSMRTKIKMGISLNALPPLSVEIKLFPISSSYVPCKLIGKDLCYDSVSERKAVFEAPKLQEKMISVDMDYPQTVCSTAGGQPSDSSSSKTFEKRKGQDTERDSIKKEEGNEYWFDAKEDVTIADSSVAAEEKKKQKGEQDMIDLRAAKTMESGNEYSFIRVGGLCSSVSEGDLRSHFQKYGISDTLISVDSGNCRYAFLSLKDTHKAKLAVEEMNQKKIKGKPVSVELVNTSSQTKYSVSQVLTNKLWQEIQPVDNGQRNSQDKTLTSASNSVKAIDTTSASENMLLLPMTSSKVFYSAQVPSETKCPAVKSSPEILAHYLLGVNKKDTGEKFLQKTSAPFSTNAYNDFISPDAVNSSSFTKLLRRLQEIHPEASRAKIVSALLEVRKNNKGILSGLSISSIVERTSVILRKSTPTCGWEKQCK, encoded by the exons ATGGAATTAGAAAATAGCAGCGAtgttaacagcaaaaggaaatgcaTCAGTCAGACCTCCCATCTTTTTCCTTACTGTGAGGAAGCTGAATGCACGCTCATCAGAGGTGTTGAAGCAGGAGCTAACCACTCAGGTTTTGGCCAGGAACATTCTGCCAATGTTTCAGAATTAAAGTTGGCAGAGGAAAGCTTACCTTATTTAAGTTCATCTTTAGATGCAGATATTGATATGTATAATACAAAGATAATGAGAATTTGCTGTGCACAGGTAGATGTTAGCAAGAAAGAAGCTGATGTGTTGGAAGGGGCATGTGACAATGAAGGGTGTCATGACAGCAGACAAAGCCATTTAAGTGAAGATTCGGACTATCTTAGTGTTCATGAGCAAGATTTTGATGATAGGAATAGCTCAGTTGAGTTTTCTGAGCCAAGAGAAACTATAGGAATTGAAACCTTAAAGCTGATCGATCCAGTTCGTGAAGTTCCAGGGGATGGAGTCACACAGGAACAAAATCTTGTTGATGTGTCACACGATTGTTCTCCTGGTTCTGAGTATGGCGTAGGTGACCAGACCTGCCCAGAAGCAGCTGTACCAGCACTTCCCCACCTGTTTCGGGACTCTCTGTCTCTGCCAGATTGCAATGGCATGACTTGTGATCATCAAGAAGAGCAAACTGAGTATCATAGTGGTGTTTGTGGAAGTATGCTTGGAAGGCATTCTTGTGGGAATGAAGGTAGGGTCTGTCCAAATCTGCTGGTACGTGACAGTATACAAAATGGCAGGGTGAAAGACACAGCACTGATTGATGGCACGCTGCCACCCCAAATCTTTACAAGTGAAGAAGTGTCTGAAAAGAATGAT ACGCATTCACAGCATCTCGGTGAAGCAGGACAATCCTTTACTGTCACCAAGAGAAGAGGCCCCTG AGAAGCTATGCAATTTTGTGAATGTGCACGGGACTCTGATTTCTACAGTTGTGAAGAATCTGGTGCGTGCGCACATGGTACCAGCTGCACTGACTGCACTACAAAGGATGCTGAAACCCAATTTGCAGTCTCTGAAATTCTCACTAGCAAGAATATCTTTTTTGGGGTGGAAGTTGCAGAAGAATCCTCCCACGGAAAAACCAGCTGCCTGAACTCTGAGTTGGAGCATCATGAAACCTTGAAAAGTGTTGCCAGTGACTCTATGATTAACCAGGCTGTTGATGCGAGTTCTGATTTTAGAGCTTGCTTTACAACAAGCAGAAGTACCAGTGCTCAGGTTTGTGTCTCATCAATGGctattaatacagaaataacaatGATGAACAAATCTCGACCAGTGGGAAGGCGTCCTGAAACCTGTGCAGACGTTGCTTGCAATACAGACTGGTCATGTGGAGAGGGTAGCACAGAGGAAATTCAGTCACAGCTTACTGACATGCTGAAAAAGCACGCCGTTGGCAATACTGCAACAGCTGAAAGTTCACAAACtcag gaaCATCAGGAGTCAAAAAATGAGCTGCGTAGCAGTGGTGTAAAGATAAGCACTGACAG CCTGGTACACCTTGACAAAAAAGCTGTGAAGAATTCTGCATCAAGCTACTGtcaaaaaatactgcagagagCAATTGAAGCAGAATTGCAGGTTCTGAACACGCATTATCAgatgtgctatcaacattgctTGAAGATTTACAAACTGGCTTTGgaggaaaacacagattttaGCAG ATGTAATGGAAATACTAAATTATATTCATCTCTCATGTCGGTTTTGGAAGAGCTAAGAAAGAATTACAACAGTATGAGAACGAAAATAAAAATGGGCATATCTTTAAATGCACTTCCACCGCTATCGGTTGAGATTAAGTTGTTCCCAATCTCATCTTCTTATGTCCCCTGCAAG tTGATCGGAAAGGATCTTTGCTATGA ttctgtttcagaaagaaaagctgtcttCGAAGCACcaaaactgcaagaaaagatGATCTCTGTCGACATG GACTATCCACAGACTGTATGTTCAACTGCTGGTGGTCAGCCAAGTGACTCTTCTTCATCCAAGACATTTGAGAAACGTAAAGGTCAGGACACGGAACGTG ACTCTATCAAAAAAGAAGAAGGGAATGAATATTGGTTTGATGCTAAAGAGGACGTGACAATAGCAGATTCTTCAgtagcagctgaagaaaagaaaaagcaaaaaggagaacAAGATATGATTGATTTAAGAG CCGCGAAGACAATGGAGAGTGGAAATGAGTATTCTTTTATTCGTGTTGGTGGCCTTTGTTCCTCAGTGTCAGAG GGTGATTTAAGATCACATTTCCAGAAGTACGGGATTTCTGACACTCTTATCTCTGTGGATTCTGGTAACTGCAG ATACgcatttctttcccttaaaGACACTCATAAAGCAAAGTTAGCTGTAGAGGaaatgaaccagaaaaaaataaaaggaaaaccagtaAGCGTTGAGCTTGTAAATACTTCATCACAGACTAAATATTCAGTTTCCCAAGTACTCACAAATAAGCTTTGGCAGGAAATTCAACCTGTTGATAACGGTCAAAGAAACAGTCAAGATAAAACACTCACTTCAGCCTCCAATTCTGTGAAGGCAATTGACACCACCTCTGCTTCTGAGAATATGCTTCTCCTTCCCATGACTTCTTCAAAAGTTTTTTACTCTGCACAAGTACCTTCAGAAACAAAGTGCCCTGCTGTGAAATCATCTCCTGAAATTTTGGCGCATTATTTGCTTGGAGTtaataaaaag GATACTGGAGAAAAATTCCTGCAGAAAACATCTGCTCCTTTCTCCACCAATGCATACAATGATTTCATTTCTCCTGATGCAGTGAACTCAAGCAGCTTTACCAAATTATTGAGGAGGCTTCAAGAAATTCATCCAGAGGCTAGTAG AGCCAAAATCGTGAGTGCTCTGCTGGAGGTGAGGAAGAACAACAAAGGTATCCTAAGTGGCTTGTCCATCAGTTCTATTGTGGAAAGGACCTCTGTCATTCTAAGGAAATCGACACCCACTTGTGGGTGGgaaaaacaatgtaaataa